Proteins encoded by one window of Vitis vinifera cultivar Pinot Noir 40024 chromosome 10, ASM3070453v1:
- the LOC100248072 gene encoding zinc finger CCCH domain-containing protein 48, protein MDIKPSRSVGDKNERGRRHVNNMVCSYWLRGRCNRNRCRFLHQELPQNTHYQVSNQFRKNCWQRNPDSDSKSASSLMSLDRSSSSTTPKRSSASNQSHRNNREGTLYSDKKGEWDSTNLRCSSSPTRSGSSAGNGITQKVIGERVCKYWLHGNCVKADKCQYLHSWFKGHGVFKLAELNGHIKAISGIVLPSGSEKLYTASRDGYIRVWDCHTGQCDGVVNLGGEIGSLISAGPWLFAGIKDVVKAWNIESCADLSLDGPVGQIYAMVVDHDMLFAGAENGTIYAWKPNKETNAFELATTLGGHNCAVVSLTVGGGRLYSGSMDNTIRVWDLNTLQCIHTLKEHASVVMSLVCWGPYLISCSLDQTIKVWFATEAGNLEVTYTHNEEHGVLALFGMFDSEGKPILLCSCNDNSVRLYELPSFTERARIFAKEEVRAIQIGPGGLFFIGDGTGQVDVWKWQAEPTSLAS, encoded by the exons ATGGACATCAAGCCATCAAGATCGGTTGGAGACAAAAATGAAAGGGGAAGAAGACATGTGAACAACATGGTTTGTTCCTATTGGCTCCGTGGGAGGTGCAACAGAAACCGTTGTAGGTTCCTGCACCAAGAATTGCCCCAAAACACCCACTATCAAGTTTCAAATCAGTTCCGCAAAAACTGCTGGCAGAGGAATCCCGACTCTGATTCGAAGAGTGCATCAAGTTTAATGAGTCTGGATAGGTCATCAAGTTCAACAACTCCGAAGCGTTCATCAGCTTCAAATCAATCCCATAGAAACAACAGGGAGGGGACTCTCTATTCTGACAAAAAGGGTGAATGGGACTCAACTAATCTAAGGTGTTCATCAAGTCCAACAAGATCAGGAAGTAGCGCTGGAAATGGAATTACACAGAAAGTAATTGGAGAAAGGGTCTGCAAGTACTGGCTACATGGAAATTGTGTGAAGGCAGATAAGTGCCAGTATCTCCATTCATGGTTTAAGGGCCATGGGGTTTTCAAGTTGGCCGAGCTTAATGGGCACATCAAG gCTATCTCAGGAATTGTGCTTCCTTCTGGCTCAGAGAAGCTCTATACTGCCAGTAGAGATGGGTATATACGGGTTTGGGACTGCCATACTGGTCAATGTGATGGTGTGGTCAATCTTGGAGGGGAAATTGGGTCCTTAATCAGTGCAGGCCCTTGGCTATTTGCTGGAATAAAAGATGTTGTTAAG GCATGGAATATTGAGTCTTGTGCCGATCTCTCTCTGGATGGACCAGTTGGGCAAATTTATGCTATGGTGGTGGATCATGATATGCTCTTCGCAGGGGCAGAG AATGGCACTATATATGCATGGAAACCCAATAAGGAAACCAATGCTTTTGAGCTGGCTACAACATTGGGAGGCCACAATTGTGCTGTGGTTTCGCTCACAGTTGGTGGTGGGAGGCTATATTCTGGTTCCATGGACAATACAATAAGA GTGTGGGATCTTAATACATTACAGTGTATTCATACTCTGAAGGAGCATGCATCAGTTGTGATGTCTCTTGTTTGCTGGGGTCCCTATTTGATATCATGTTCATTGGACCAAACAATCAAG GTTTGGTTTGCTACTGAAGCTGGCAACTTGGAAGTGACCTATACACATAATGAAGAACAT GGTGTGCTTGCACTTTTCGGTATGTTCGATTCAGAAGGAAAACCAATATTGTTGTGCTCTTGCAATGACAATTCTGTTCGGCTATATGAATTACCATC ATTCACCGAGAGGGCCAGGATTTTTGCAAAGGAAGAAGTCCGAGCGATTCAAATAGGTCCTGGGGGACTCTTTTTCATTGGGGATGGAACTGGACAAGTTGATGTTTGGAAATGGCAGGCGGAGCCAACTTCATTGGCATCCTGA
- the LOC100242946 gene encoding GEM-like protein 4 yields MLNCSTSRNMKNQLQEHSIGIPVSCQYDKPSPPNGSGAIIPKKMNSMNYRMNNNRKKADNLLDGVREYVRIGLKFSETVKGKLSLGARILQLGGVKRVFRQNFGVREGEKLLKVSPCYLSTTAGPIAGLLFISTQRVAFYSERSIKFSSPNGELVRIHYKVSIPLRKIKRANQSKNVKKPSQKYMEIVTVDNFDFWFMGFLNYQKAFSYLRQAISQVHNPVQK; encoded by the exons ATGCTGAATTGCAGCACTTCTAGAAATATGAAGAACCAGCTCCAAGAACACAGTATTGGAATCCCAGTCAGCTGCCAATACGATAAGCCATCTCCCCCAAATGGCTCTGGGGCAATAATTCCAA aaaaaatgaattcaatgaATTATAGGATGAACAATAACAGGAAGAAGGCAGACAATTTATTGGATGGAGTCCGAGAGTATG TGAGAATAGGGCTTAAGTTCTCTGAAACCGTGAAGGGAAAGTTGAGCTTGGGGGCTAGGATTCTTCAACTTGGGGGAGTGAAAAGAGTTTTCAGGCAAAATTTTGGTGTTAGAGAAGGAGAAAAGCTATTGAAGGTTTCCCCATGTTATTTATCGACAACAGCAGGCCCTATAGCTGGCCTCCTCTTTATCTCTACTCAAAGAGTTGCCTTTTATAGTGAAAGATCAATCAAATTTTCTTCTCCAAATGGTGAATTAGTTAGAATCCATTACAAG GTCTCTATCCCACTAAGAAAGATAAAGAGAGCCAATCAAAGCAAGAATGTGAAAAAACCTTCTCAGAAGTACATGGAAATTGTTACTGTGGATAACTTTGACTTCTGGTTTATGGGATTCTTGAATTACCAGAAAGCTTTTAGCTATCTTCGACAGGCAATCTCTCAAGTGCATAATCCAGTCCAGAAGTGA